In a single window of the Trichoderma breve strain T069 chromosome 6, whole genome shotgun sequence genome:
- a CDS encoding fungal specific transcription factor domain-containing protein, with translation MMEEIKAQIKHSATQKRKRKHLEILQAEANNLGRINTESPATDVIDKTDTLTDSDLSPGHLSVAFISGLSNDSSSVLQDSPMQSKTPIGQGEADKELHLLMIYLDYVFPYLFPHYRSSILAGGRGWILEILHTNKAVYHSAVSLSTSFYAIVLNNGDRAHDECTIQMIHKFESQIELGLKELHKEVNYINTNAPGFDMKKGLVVMQSILQMIFFEVATSNKDNWKLHLNAAIAVFLRILPDPKEWSKTLNSLYTHAHKWPPPEFGLRRPWTTNQAALRFFTATILYIDILSSVTLGKLPQLASYHASIVPESLSYEKSFEAIQAGYLCFDEFFGLRNWIVQVIGDVASLEEWKRRHKKSNSLQVSELQSRGKVLSDVIKAGIQSLESHCQRQYIAQDVTTLRIVDSWPDANANQQPKHEISYWGGSLTTKKFVGQLRRQRTYFVKFQEGLGYGH, from the exons atgatggaagagatAAAAGCACAGATAAAACATTCCGCCACCCAGAAGCGTAAACGCAAGCACCTCGAGATACTTCAGGCCGAGGCCAACAATCTTGGCCGTATCAACACGGAGTCTCCTGCTACGGACGTCATAGATAAAACAGATACCCTTACAGACTCCGATCTTTCTCCTGGCCATCTCAGCGTTGCCTTCATTTCTGGACTTAGCAACGATAGTAGCTCGGTGCTGCAGGATTCTCCTATGCAAAGCAAGACGCCAATCGGTCAAGGGGAGGCTGATAAAGAGTTACATCTGCTTATGATATACCTCGACTATGTTTTCCCGTACCTCTTCCCGCATTACCGATCATCGATTCTCGCGGGTGGCCGAGGTTGGATATTGGAAATACTGCACACCAATAAGGCTGTGTACCATAGCGCGGTTTCCTTATCAACGTCGTTCTATGCTATTGTTCTTAACAATGGCGACAGAGCCCACGATGAATGCACAATACAAATGATACACAAATTTGAGAGCCAGATAGAGCTTGGTCTCAAAGAGTTGCACAAGGAAGTAAATTATATCAACACCAATGCTCCAGGTTTTGACATGAAAAAAGGGCTCGTGGTTATGCAGAGCATTCTTCAAATGATCTTTTTTGAAGTGGCGACATCTAACAAGGATAATTGGAAGTTGCATCTCAATGCAGCCATTGCAGTTTTCTTGCGAATTCTCCCCGACCCAAAGGAGTGGAGCAAGACACTGAACAGCTTGTATACCCATGCCCACAAATGGCCGCCTCCGGAGTTTGGGTTAAGGCGACCGTGGACCACAAACCAAGCGGCGCTGCGATTCTTTACAGCCACAATTCTATACATCGACATTTTATCGAGTGTCACCTTGGGCAAGTTGCCACAACTTGCCAGTTACCATGCAAGTATTGTCCCAGAATCCCTATCTTATGAGAAGAGCTTTGAAGCAATCCAAGCTGGCTATCTGTGCTTTGACGAGTTCTTTGGATTACGAAACTGGATTGTGCAGGTCATAGGTGATGTAGCATCTCTGGAAGAGTGGAAGCGCAGGCACAAGAAGAGCAATTCCTTGCAGGTCAGCGAACTCCAGTCTCGTGGTAAAGTCCTATCGGATGTAATTAAAGCAGGTATTCAGTCTCTGGAGAGTCATTGCCAGCGGCAATACATTGCTCAGGATGTCACCACACTCCGAATTGTCGATTCTTGGCCTGACGCAAATGCGAACCAGCAGCCCAAGCACGAAATT TCATACTGGGGTGGCAGCCTTACCACCAAGAAATTCGTTGGTCAGTTGCGAAGGCAACGGACCTACTTTGTCAAGTTCCAGGAGGGCCTGGGATACGGGCACTGA
- a CDS encoding endoribonuclease l-PSP domain-containing protein: MAETFNYSQVAKLANGAVALSGMLGVDATVTLAPTLEQQVETILDHIEAALAAASAKPTDVFKVISYHIDIEESAGLITAGWLRRYNFKPTWTAIGVAQLAIPGARLEVQVEAWRCSQDI, from the coding sequence atggcagaaaCATTCAACTATTCGCAGGTGGCTAAACTGGCCAACGGAGCTGTTGCTCTTTCTGGAATGTTGGGAGTGGACGCAACCGTGACTCTTGCACCAACCCTAGAGCAGCAGGTTGAGACAATCCTGGACCACATAGAAGCAGCACTTGCAGCTGCGAGCGCAAAACCCACAGATGTCTTCAAAGTCATCAGTTACCATATCGATATTGAAGAGAGTGCTGGTTTGATTACCGCTGGGTGGCTGCGAAGATACAATTTCAAGCCGACGTGGACTGCCATCGGGGTCGCACAATTGGCCATTCCTGGAGCTCGGTTGGAGGTACAAGTGGAAGCATGGCGCTGCTCTCAAGATATTTAG
- a CDS encoding fungal specific transcription factor domain-containing protein — MSLAENDRRNLSDLQFHGPSSSEYGLNIAQNSSGIDEMTTVTEELNNNDSWGGGDVFHEPLDAPCTVPVHRLLSKADTFRLLHVYQEVIGNFYPILNLQSLGEEAEKPHDCGGIDLGLRRGNSSHVDSDSILVLNLVCSIALTAETTGRSKIAQVFYESAQSAIQTNVTARKLQIRDVVLVLLASIYHYFSDDIRLAWRLCGIAGRMVMELGIHRREIFHQLFNIPSQRDKVGSTIWTIVVLDRQWSCALGIPQNFQESDFDKRLPVPECAIYLKAMLSYGLLSPVHWDRVQRKIAGAICSDEDSFRFLTSEVEQWRGSSLNGMKFIHPIIQDDPNISWKTRSVIPTLLHLRANQLQHLLFQQLLISNPNLAISTSFAEPSLETANDTIEILCDINESSDLYRKQLPVFRHFLASSISVILMTITHKTQIETTSSSDVRQQFLSNKTSDIITRAVQLATAYADSSGISRQLWEQLVSIVESLWQHKIITNGRLDQITSASSIIDFNVVANGIPGYYSQIPNNS, encoded by the exons ATGTCACTCGCCGAAAATGATAGGAGAAATCTGTCTGATCTACAGTTCCATGGGCCGTCGAGCTCCGAGTATGGCTTGAATATAGCCCAG AATAGTTCTGGTATCGATGAAATGACAACGGTTACAGAGGAGCTGAACAACAACGACTCGTGGGGAGGCGGCGATGTCTTCCACGAACCATTGGACGCTCCATGCACTGTGCCAGTTCACAGATTGTTAAGCAAGGCAGACACGTTTCGACTTTTACATGTATATCAAGAAGTTATTGGAAATTTCTATCCGATACTAAACCTGCAATCtcttggtgaagaagctgagaagcCACATGATTGTGGAGGAATTGATCTAGGATTAAGGCGAGGCAATTCTTCGCACGTCGATAGTGACAGCATACTAGTATTGAATCTGGTTTGTTCAATTGCTCTTACGGCTGAAACTACTGGAAGATCTAAAATAGCCCAAGTATTCTACGAAAGTGCACAGAGCGCGATTCAGACAAACGTAACGGCCCGGAAACTTCAGATACGAGATGTTGTACTGGTACTACTAGCG AGTATCTACCACTACTTTAGTGATGATATTCGGCTGGCATGGCGACTGTGCGGTATCGCCGGTCGGATGGTTATGGAACTTGGCATTCACCGTCGGGAGATCTTCCATCAGCTTTTTAACATCCCATCTCAGCGTGATAAGGTTGGCAGCACTATATGGACTATTGTGGTGCTCGACCGACAATGGAGCTGTGCCCTTGGGATTCCACAAAACTTCCAAGAGTCAGACTTTGATAAGCGCCTGCCAGTCCCT GAATGTGCGATCTATTTGAAAGCAATGCTCTCGTACGGGCTGTTAAGTCCAGTGCATTGGGATCGTGTTCAGCGTAAGATAGCCGGCGCTATATGCAGTGATGAGGATTCCTTTCGATTCCTCACGTCAGAGGTAGAGCAATGGCGAGGAAGCTCGTTAAACGGCATGAAATTTATTCATCCTATAATCCAGGATGATCCGAATATATCTTGGAAAACCCGCAGCGTCATTCCCACATTATTACACTTACGCGCAAATCAACTGCAGCATCTCTTATTTCAACAGCTGCTTATCTCGAATCCCAACCTTGCTATAAGCACTTCATTCGCGGAACCAAGCCTGGAAACTGCCAACGATACAATAGAGATTCTCTGCGATATTAACGAATCTTCAGATTTATATAGGAAACAACTTCCCGTATTCCGACACTTTCTTGCCTCCTCTATCTCTGTAATATTAATGACCATCACGCATAAAACCCAAATCGAGACGACATCGTCATCTGACGTGCGGCAACAGTTCCTATCAAACAAGACGAGCGACATAATTACAAGAGCAGTACAGCTTGCAACAGCTTATGCAGATTCATCAGGCATCTCACGACAACTGTGGGAGCAGCTTGTGTCTATCGTAGAATCTCTATGGCAACATAAAATTATCACGAATGGACGACTTGATCAGATAActtcggcttcttcaatCATTGACTTCAATGTGGTGGCCAACGGTATTCCTGGCTATTATAGCCAAATACCTAATAATTCATGA
- a CDS encoding prolipoprotein diacylglyceryl transferase domain-containing protein: MEAKTTSEYSLANAISVRDAGLALVCLAGHRVSLLIARTAMKRLMPTTYGQLRQDQGSRFQAYFVFIVGIVWTTMSAPICLGAFVFTPADTDQTGGHSQMSAMEKICLSSRGALWISELPRLSYSSEYLVHHILSLSSLAIILFNNLPRRPLYLIYAGLITELLSDTVALLRFRGKNHKNSRLYAQLTVINALSLLILRALPAITVTLSVLMPVKRISELNYIASVVFYCVWLIRLAFKQLSTQGVVQLVLVRPGYIRIGQRTRITLYRLMLSVAIVAAQVVTAAVYCAPRDMLLSGIETHDLIIAGLGTVIAGLFGAKAINTLMMAIDGSPSTALHSHPLAQRTSPNSDSVCTSLVRTFDPDSCTVSFCKMFGVPFLDTLSLNGISIQGSILFSALWVSQIHHIAPTVARDVLLASMALALLLGEAIGRIGCYFGGCCGTRPDKNRVDKIPSVQILTSVLNMIAFFGLVTALDCGLMSLPEMGCTAMAVNAAIRLVVDRLRNDAMDKSLGSTTIFAGCQLFLSSWAYSSVRLSYDREVSFAIKATAYMMGTSLIFAVSGRALWLTLAQSPIRTKISLLLKPIVLVYSFSLAIVLLSIADAKDQSTAEGSMLVNDTQWGVLSYPRLLLSVLLTGIVPVLVS, translated from the coding sequence ATGGAGGCCAAAACGACCAGTGAGTATTCGCTGGCAAACGCAATCTCTGTCCGCGACGCAGGATTGGCGCTAGTCTGCCTAGCTGGACACAGAGTCTCGCTCCTCATTGCGCGCACCGCCATGAAGCGATTAATGCCAACAACATACGGCCAGCTGAGGCAAGATCAAGGTAGCCGATTTCAAGCCTACTTTGTCTTCATTGTTGGCATTGTGTGGACCACGATGAGCGCTCCAATCTGCCTTGGAGCCTTCGTGTTCACCCCGGCAGACACAGACCAGACAGGAGGTCACTCCCAAATGTCCGCAATGGAGAAGATTTGCCTGAGCTCGCGTGGTGCGCTATGGATATCAGAGCTGCCACGTTTGAGCTACTCATCTGAGTACCTTGTTCACCATATCTTGTCGCTTAGCTCTCTTGCCATCATTCTCTTCAACAACCTTCCCCGCCGACCACTGTATTTGATCTACGCCGGTCTAATCACAGAGCTCTTGTCGGATACAGTTGCGTTGCTCAGGTTCAGAGGGAAAAATCATAAAAACTCGAGACTGTACGCACAACTTACGGTCATTAACGCATTATCTCTCCTGATTCTGCGGGCACTGCCCGCGATAACGGTTACTCTATCCGTGCTGATGCCAGTGAAAAGAATCAGTGAGCTGAACTACATTGCCAGTGTCGTTTTCTACTGCGTCTGGTTGATACGGCTAGCGTTTAAACAACTCTCTACGCAAGGAGTTGTACAGCTTGTCTTGGTCAGGCCCGGTTATATTCGCATTGGTCAGAGAACACGGATAACCCTATACCGCCTGATGCTCAGCGTCGCCATAGTGGCGGCTCAGGTGGTTACGGCGGCTGTGTATTGCGCACCGCGCGATATGCTACTATCGGGCATAGAGACTCATGATTTAATTATAGCTGGACTTGGAACCGTCATAGCCGGATTATTTGGGGCTAAAGCCATTAATactttgatgatggcaatcgATGGCTCTCCATCGACAGCGCtgcattctcatcctctcgCTCAAAGGACGTCTCCAAACTCAGATTCTGTTTGTACTTCACTTGTTAGGACCTTTGACCCTGATAGCTGCACTGTTAGTTTCTGCAAAATGTTTGGCGTGCCATTCCTAGATACTCTATCTTTGAACGGCATATCTATTCAAGGAAGCATACTGTTCTCAGCTTTGTGGGTATCACAGATCCATCATATTGCACCAACCGTTGCTCGAGACGTGTTGCTTGCTTCTATGGCCCTGGCGCTGTTGCTTGGTGAAGCCATTGGCCGTATCGGGTGCTATTTTGGCGGCTGTTGCGGTACCAGACCCGACAAGAATCGTGTGGATAAGATTCCCTCTGTGCAAATCTTAACGTCGGTGCTTAATATGATCGCGTTCTTTGGACTGGTAACCGCTCTCGACTGCGGGCTCATGAGCTTGCCGGAGATGGGATGTACTGCAATGGCTGTGAATGCAGCTATTCGGCTTGTGGTCGACCGCCTGAGAAACGATGCCATGGATAAATCTTTAGGCTCTACAACAATTTTTGCTGGATGCCAGCTGTTCCTGTCTAGTTGGGCATACTCTTCAGTCAGACTAAGCTATGATCGGGAAGTGTCTTTCGCCATTAAGGCTACAGCATATATGATGGGTACGAGCCTAATCTTCGCTGTCTCTGGTCGAGCCCTCTGGCTTACGCTGGCTCAATCGCCGATCCGGACAAAAATATCATTGCTCCTAAAGCCTATTGTGCTTGTGTATTCTTTTAGCCTCGCCATAGTACTGCTTTCCATAGCTGATGCCAAGGATCAAAGCACGGCTGAGGGATCTATGCTGGTGAACGATACACAGTGGGGAGTTCTATCCTACCCAAGGCTTTTATTATCTGTACTACTTACTGGTATAGTACCAGTGCTAGTCAGCTAG